The DNA sequence TGGAATCTGTTACTTGGCAATATTAACTCTTTGGATACAGTAAATTTAGCGACTCATGCAATGCGTCAGCTGAAACAGAGGATGATCCTTTTATTACACCTTCCAGGAAAGCTTTGTTACTTAGGCTCATCGCATCTTCCGGCTTGGTTTCCAATGCCAAGCTGTTGTAGTATAAGGCTTCTTTGGGATGCCCCACCCGGTAATAGCACGAACAAAGCTCCGTATAAGGGATAAAGTCCCAACAATCATATTCAACCATGCTCCATGTTTGGTTTGGTTTTTTCAATTTAGTAGCCAGTTCAAACCAAAAAATGGCCTTTTTATAATCCTCTCTGCTCTTATAATAATAACCAAGCCTGCAGCAAACCTCAGCCCGTGGTATATCGTACTTAAAACTTTTGTGCAGGGAATCCAGCACTTTGTCATGATTGTTCTGGGCAGCATAACAGATGGCTAACCGGATACACGCATCCAGATAATAGGGCATAATATCTTCACTGCTGTCTAACAAATTCTCAAAATTTTTGATGGCCTCGGCAAATCTTCCGCAATTAAAAAGTTCTCTCGCAAAATAGTAAAGGTTTCTGACATTTAACTTTTTCCCCTCAGCCAGTATTTTTTCATAAATGCTCAAATTCCTTGGCGAATTGCACTTTATTCCCGTATGACAGATACAGATATCTGTCGTTAAAATTTCACCGTTAAAATCCAGGTACTCGTGCACCGGCTCCCGCCACTGGAAATTCTTGCTCCGCTTAACAAGTCGTTCCCGGTAAAAGGTTGACATGGAATCTCCTATTACCCCGGTGTTCACACAATACTTCATCAGCACAACATCCACATTGGGATTAAGCACATGCTTCAATTGCATCAGGGCAAACTGGTCATGATTTTTCAGGATATCGTCGGCGTCCAGCCACAAGATATAATCCATACTAGCCTTGGCAAAAGAAAAATTCCTGGCAGCCGCAAAATCGTCCATCCATTCCCAGTCATAAATTCTAGCCTGGTGCAAACAAGCAATTTCCTTGCTTTTATCGTCCGACCCGGTATCCACCACGATAATTTCATCTACAATATTCTTCACACAATTAAGGACATTGAGCAGATGTTCTTCTTCATTTTTGACGATCATACATAAGCTGATGGTAATCATAGCACCCTCCTCTTTGCTACTATATTCAAATGCCAAACGATAAGGAACTTTTTTCAATTCTTATTTGATATGAGCATCCGGTCAGCGTATTGATTGCTGACCGGATGAAAAACGGAATTTGATTTAATGACGACTGAAATGAAGCTTTCCGCCAACGTGTTATTGTTATTAGGGCAGAAGCGGTACAAATTCACCCGCTCTGAAGGTATTCGCCGGGCTCAATTCTCCGCTGGCGAGACGGAAAGCCGACCAAATATAGATTCCATCCTGGACATTGGTTAGTGTAACCTCATACCTATTCAAGACTGTTGCATTAAGATTCAAACTAGCAAATTCTATTACATTGCCTGGCGCAATGGTCAGTAGGGTTGGCGTCCCAAGGGCCGCAATTCCCGTACTTGAAGAATAATCAAAGACCGAAAGCGTTACACTGACAGTAGCTGCTGTATTGTTCAAAACCTCGACGTAAAAATCATCATTATTATTCGGATTATCTCTTTGAGCAATACCGGTAGTCAAATCCTTACTGAAGCTTTGTTTCAATAATTGGAATACTTCGGTTTTAATCTCTTCTAAACCAAAGGTCGGGCTATAAATAGCCGTGTAGACACCTTCGACCAGGGTGCCGATACTGAAGACTTCGGTCTTAATCTCCGCTAACCCAAACGTCGGGCTATAGACTGCTGTATAGATTGCTTCGATAAATGTGCTCCCGGACAAATTTTCTACTGTCGTGAAAATGGCTTCAACCAAGGTTCCAATTGAAAATACTTCGGTCTTAATCTCAGCCAACCCAAACGTCGGGCTAAACACTGCTCCTTCGATTGCTGCTACTTCAGACTTGATCTCACCTAAGCTGAAGGTTGAGCCTACCAAGGTCGTGTAGATCCCTTCGACCAGAGTGCCGATGCTGAATACCTCTGTCTTGATCTCTGCCAATCCAAACGTCGGACTGAATACCGCTCCCTCGATTGCTGCTACTTCGGATTTGATCTCACCTAAACTGAAGGTTGAGCTTACTAAAGTCGTGTAGATTCCTTCGACCAGTGTCCCGATGCTAAAGACTTCCGTCTTAATCTCTGCTAATCCGAATGTCGGACTGAACACCGCTCCTTCGATTGCGGCGACCTCAGATTTGATCTCACCTAAGCTGAAGGTTGAGCCTACTAAGGTCGTGTAGATTCCTTCGACCAGTGTCCCGATGCTAAAGACTTCCGTCTTAATCTCTGCTAATCCGAATGTCGGACTGAACACCGCTCCTTCGATTGCTGCCACTTCAGACTTGATTTCCTGCAGACTGAAAGTGGAACCGACTAACGCCGTATAGATGCCCTCGACCAATGTGCCAATACTAAAGACTTCCGTCTTGATCTCGGCCAATCCAAACGTTGGGCTGAACACTGCTCCTTCAATTGCTGCCACTTCAGATTTGATCTCACCTAAGCTGAAAGTTGAGCCTACTAAGGTCGTGTAGATTCCTTCGACAAGTGTGCCGATGCTGAATACTTCTGTCTTAATCTCTGCCAATCCGAATGTCGGACTGAAGACCGCTCCTTCGATCGCTGCGACCTCGGATTTGATCTCTGCTAACCCAAATGTTGCACCGATTATGCTCGTGTAGATACTTTCAATCAAGGTTCCAATGCTGAACACTTCTGTCTTGATCTCTGCCAACCCAAATGTCGGGCTGAACACCGCTCCTTCGATTGCTGCTACTTCAGATTTGATCTCTGCTAATCCAAAGGTTGCTCCGATGATGCTCGTGTAGATACTCTCAATCAGAGTACCAATACTAAACACTTCTGTCTTAATCTCAGCTAACCCAAACGTCGGGCTAAACACTGCTCCTTCGATCGCTGCTACTTCGGACTTGATCTCACCCAAGCTAAAGGTTGAGCTGACCAAGGTCGTGTAGATGCCTTCGACTAACGTGCCAATGCTAAAGACTTCCGTCTTAATCTCAGCTAACCCAAATGTCGGGCTGAAAACCGCTCCTTCAATCGCTGCGACTTCAGACTTGATCTCACCTAAGCTGAAGGTTGAGCTTACCAAGGTCGTGTAGATGCCTTCAACTAACGTGCCAATGCTGAACACTTCGGTCTTGATCTCAGCCAAACCGAATGTCGGGCTGAAAACCGCTCCTTCGATTGCTGCTACTTCAGATTTGATCTCTGCTAACCCAAAGGTTGCTCCGATGATACTCGTGTAGATACTCTCAATCAGAGTACCAATACTAAACACTTCTGTCTTAATCTCCGCTAACCCAAACGTCGGGCTGAACACTGCTCCTTCGATTGCTGCTACTTCGGATTTGATCTCCTGGAGGCTGAAGGTTGAGCTTACTAAGGTCGTGTAGATTCCTTCGACCAGTGTGCCGATGCTAAAGACTTCGGTCTTGATCTCCGCCAACCCAAATGTTGGGCTAAACACTGCTCCTTCGATTGCTGCTACTTCAGATTTGATCTCACCTAAGCTGAAAGT is a window from the Dehalobacter sp. DCA genome containing:
- a CDS encoding glycosyltransferase, with translation MITISLCMIVKNEEEHLLNVLNCVKNIVDEIIVVDTGSDDKSKEIACLHQARIYDWEWMDDFAAARNFSFAKASMDYILWLDADDILKNHDQFALMQLKHVLNPNVDVVLMKYCVNTGVIGDSMSTFYRERLVKRSKNFQWREPVHEYLDFNGEILTTDICICHTGIKCNSPRNLSIYEKILAEGKKLNVRNLYYFARELFNCGRFAEAIKNFENLLDSSEDIMPYYLDACIRLAICYAAQNNHDKVLDSLHKSFKYDIPRAEVCCRLGYYYKSREDYKKAIFWFELATKLKKPNQTWSMVEYDCWDFIPYTELCSCYYRVGHPKEALYYNSLALETKPEDAMSLSNKAFLEGVIKGSSSVSADALHESLNLLYPKS